A window of the Lepus europaeus isolate LE1 chromosome 5, mLepTim1.pri, whole genome shotgun sequence genome harbors these coding sequences:
- the LOC133761084 gene encoding proteasome activator complex subunit 3-like, with translation MALPLKLEHDVQGKVDSFRARIAQEAEDLVSTFFPQKLSELDSRVQELRLQDLSRIRSVPAPEPPTAPDTVGDGPNRDPSPLQTQSPGKVPALPGGEGQLLRSNQHLVELIERVKPEIELLREKCNTVRMWVQLLIPKVEDGNNFGVSIQEDTVDQLWTVESTAASYLRRFSTYYNTRAKLVSKIVKYPQVEDYRRTVAEVDENEYLSVRQILLHVRNQYATLHDVILKNIEKIKTPRSANTDNLY, from the coding sequence ATGGCTTTGCCACTGAAGCTAGAGCATGATGTGCAGGGGAAAGTAGATTCGTTTCGGGCCCGAATCGCCCAGGAGGCCGAGGATCTGGTGTCCACCTTCTTCCCTCAGAAGCTGTCAGAGCTGGATAGTCGGGTCCAAGAGCTGCGCCTGCAGGACCTGTCCAGAATCCGatcggtgccagccccagagcccccGACTGCCCCCGACACCGTGGGGGATGGGCCCAACCGGGATCCGTCACCTCTGCAGACCCAGTCCCCAGGGAAGGTACCTGCACTCCCCGGCGGGGAGGGACAGCTTCTGCGGAGCAACCAGCATCTGGTGGAGCTGATTGAGCGGGTGAAACCCGAGATCGAGCTGCTGAGAGAGAAATGCAACACAGTGCGGATGTGGGTGCAGCTGCTCATCCCGAAGGTGGAGGACGGCAACAACTTCGGAGTGTCCATCCAGGAAGACACAGTGGACCAGCTGTGGACCGTGGAAAGCACAGCGGCCTCCTATCTGCGCCGCTTCTCCACCTACTACAACACCCGGGCCAAATTGGTGTCCAAGATCGTGAAGTACCCGCAAGTGGAAGATTATCGCCGCACGGTGGCGGAAGTCGATGAAAACGAGTACCTGAGTGTGCGCCAGATCCTGCTGCACGTGCGGAACCAGTATGCCACCTTGCATGACGTAATCCTGAAAAACATCGAGAAGATCAAGACCCCTCGAAGCGCCAACACCGACAACTTGTACTGA